One part of the Bacillus sp. FJAT-45350 genome encodes these proteins:
- the rplU gene encoding 50S ribosomal protein L21 produces the protein MYAIIETGGKQIKVQEGQEIYIEKLFADAGEEVSFDKVLMVGGNDVKVGAPYVEGATVTAKVEKHGRDKKIIVWKMKAKKNYRRKQGHRQPYTKVVIEKINA, from the coding sequence ATGTACGCAATTATTGAAACTGGTGGTAAACAAATCAAGGTTCAAGAAGGACAAGAAATCTACATCGAAAAACTATTCGCTGATGCTGGTGAAGAAGTTAGCTTCGATAAAGTCCTAATGGTAGGTGGAAACGATGTTAAAGTAGGTGCTCCATACGTGGAAGGCGCTACTGTAACGGCTAAAGTTGAAAAACATGGTCGCGACAAGAAAATCATCGTTTGGAAAATGAAAGCTAAAAAGAACTACCGTCGTAAGCAAGGTCATCGTCAACCTTACACTAAAGTTGTTATCGAAAAAATCAACGCGTAA
- the rpmA gene encoding 50S ribosomal protein L27 → MLKMNLQFFASKKGVGSTKNGRDSISKRLGAKRADGQFVSGGSILVRQRGTRIYPGTNVGKGGDDTLFAKVDGVVKFERLGRDRKQVSIVPAAQ, encoded by the coding sequence ATGTTAAAAATGAACCTTCAATTTTTCGCAAGTAAAAAAGGGGTAGGTAGTACAAAGAACGGTCGTGACTCAATCTCGAAACGTCTTGGTGCTAAACGTGCTGATGGTCAATTCGTGTCTGGCGGATCAATCTTAGTTCGTCAACGTGGAACACGTATTTACCCTGGAACTAACGTTGGAAAAGGTGGAGACGATACTTTATTTGCTAAAGTAGACGGCGTTGTTAAATTCGAACGTCTTGGTCGTGACCGCAAACAAGTAAGCATCGTTCCAGCTGCTCAATAA
- a CDS encoding methyl-accepting chemotaxis protein — MKIKLFKKIKGARQGKKRSIVEKLLYKFSLRTRLLILFIFLLILATNAVGGISYIKAKETTLQAIENRLVREADIMSYTAANLKFLYVSDYEYFIQQLETHIRTQQRQLNDDGITTEFFYIKDNQAVPFNVSKDSGIEFSDSLVDKIVTTENGVFHDTIDGIEYTIAYQEMREISGTYILVVPTASYMGPINQVANYTLTVIIISIIISTVLIILFVRTLTKPLTLLRNTMREAREGNLTHTSPIKTTLPEITSLNKSYDSMIDQMRSMLNELKVTTKDLEVTGEELKLSSDDSLSSSRQLIEAINIVKSGSEETASSSESSRGSFQDMRIKIENMMNNMSIIFSSSKDMNTSANSGEQSITNLITTIHSFEKDFHHMTKTIAEVKNHSLSISNIVGLIQGIAEQTKLLALNATIEAARAGEAGKGFAVVANEVRKLAEQSSTSTVKITESIIAMEDVTTRATEEFDQMLTKITANLATANESKLSFDDLMEEINKVSIKIQGMQGELADLQEVLPIIEQATLSFTSVSQETLASAEEILGMSNEQIDQLESTHEIGLKLTELSKSLSVMSERFKV, encoded by the coding sequence TTGAAGATTAAACTGTTTAAAAAAATAAAGGGAGCTAGGCAAGGTAAGAAAAGGAGTATCGTAGAAAAGCTACTATATAAATTTAGTTTACGGACTAGATTATTAATACTATTTATTTTTCTATTAATACTAGCAACCAATGCAGTTGGAGGGATATCATACATTAAAGCAAAAGAGACTACGCTACAAGCAATAGAAAATAGACTTGTGCGAGAAGCAGACATTATGTCTTATACTGCTGCGAATTTAAAGTTTTTATATGTTAGTGATTATGAATATTTTATTCAACAGCTAGAAACACATATCCGTACCCAGCAGAGACAATTAAACGATGATGGTATTACAACAGAATTTTTTTACATAAAAGATAATCAAGCAGTGCCTTTTAACGTAAGTAAAGACAGTGGTATCGAATTTTCAGATTCCTTAGTAGATAAAATAGTAACAACGGAAAATGGCGTATTCCACGACACAATAGATGGAATAGAATACACAATTGCTTACCAAGAAATGAGGGAGATTAGTGGCACTTATATTTTAGTCGTGCCAACAGCATCCTATATGGGGCCAATAAATCAAGTGGCTAACTACACACTCACTGTGATTATAATCAGTATCATTATTTCAACGGTTCTGATCATTTTATTTGTACGTACACTTACAAAGCCACTTACACTATTGAGAAATACGATGAGGGAAGCTCGCGAAGGAAATTTAACGCATACTTCTCCTATAAAAACAACTTTACCTGAAATTACTTCATTGAATAAAAGCTACGATTCAATGATTGATCAGATGCGTAGTATGCTAAATGAACTTAAGGTAACGACAAAGGACCTAGAAGTGACAGGTGAAGAATTAAAGCTTTCATCCGATGATTCACTGTCCTCTAGTCGTCAATTAATTGAGGCAATTAATATAGTAAAAAGTGGCTCAGAGGAAACAGCTAGTAGTTCTGAAAGCAGTAGAGGTAGTTTTCAGGATATGAGAATAAAGATTGAAAACATGATGAACAATATGTCGATTATCTTTAGTAGTTCAAAGGATATGAATACCTCTGCAAATTCAGGAGAACAAAGCATAACAAATTTAATTACTACAATTCATTCATTTGAAAAAGACTTTCATCACATGACAAAAACAATCGCTGAAGTGAAGAATCACTCTTTATCTATATCTAATATTGTTGGATTAATTCAAGGAATTGCTGAACAAACAAAGCTACTTGCTCTTAATGCTACAATAGAAGCTGCAAGAGCTGGTGAAGCAGGAAAAGGCTTCGCCGTTGTTGCAAATGAAGTTCGGAAGCTAGCAGAACAATCTTCTACATCAACGGTAAAAATTACTGAGTCTATTATTGCAATGGAAGATGTTACAACTCGAGCGACTGAAGAGTTTGACCAAATGCTCACTAAAATTACAGCAAACTTAGCTACCGCAAACGAGTCAAAATTATCATTTGATGATTTAATGGAAGAAATCAATAAGGTCAGTATTAAAATTCAAGGTATGCAAGGAGAATTAGCGGATTTACAGGAAGTACTTCCAATTATTGAACAAGCAACTCTAAGTTTTACATCTGTTTCTCAGGAAACACTAGCGAGTGCAGAAGAAATACTAGGCATGAGTAACGAACAAATAGACCAATTAGAAAGTACACATGAAATAGGCTTAAAGCTAACAGAGCTATCAAAGTCCTTATCTGTTATGAGTGAACGTTTTAAAGTTTAA
- the hepT gene encoding type VII toxin-antitoxin system HepT family RNase toxin, with translation MSDEIILNKVAIIERCVQRIKEEYGGNRESLSNYTKQDSIVLNIQRACEASIDLAMHIVASKKLGVPQISREAFELLKENGVIGVELANRLKAMVGFRNIAVHDYQKINLSILEKIVELHIDDFNTFSSTILIYYRSEEK, from the coding sequence ATGAGTGATGAAATTATTTTAAATAAGGTAGCAATTATTGAGCGGTGCGTTCAACGTATCAAGGAAGAGTATGGTGGTAACCGAGAATCATTGAGTAATTATACTAAGCAAGACTCAATTGTTTTAAACATACAACGGGCGTGTGAGGCGAGTATTGATTTAGCGATGCATATTGTAGCTAGTAAGAAACTAGGTGTTCCACAAATTAGTAGGGAAGCCTTTGAATTATTAAAGGAGAATGGTGTAATTGGAGTTGAGTTAGCGAATCGACTAAAAGCAATGGTAGGTTTTCGAAATATTGCTGTCCATGACTATCAAAAGATTAACCTTTCTATTTTAGAAAAGATTGTAGAGTTGCATATTGATGATTTTAACACTTTCTCATCTACAATCCTTATATACTATAGGAGTGAGGAAAAGTGA
- the mntA gene encoding type VII toxin-antitoxin system MntA family adenylyltransferase antitoxin gives METFEVYKDKVVKKIIERFNPICIYLFGSFVKGTVRKDSDVDIAFLSEEKTDPYQVFLVAQEIAETVRREVDLVNLSEASTVFKIQVVANGKLLYCTNEQKKDEFEMLVYKMYAKLNEERKPVLDAIRESGRIYE, from the coding sequence GTGGAAACCTTTGAAGTATATAAAGATAAAGTGGTAAAAAAGATTATTGAGCGTTTTAACCCAATATGTATATACCTATTTGGCTCTTTTGTAAAAGGAACTGTTCGAAAGGATAGCGATGTAGACATTGCTTTTCTTTCTGAGGAAAAAACAGACCCTTATCAAGTTTTTTTAGTTGCTCAAGAAATAGCTGAAACCGTCCGTAGAGAGGTAGATTTAGTCAATTTAAGTGAAGCTTCGACAGTTTTTAAAATACAAGTTGTAGCGAATGGTAAATTATTATATTGTACGAATGAACAAAAGAAAGATGAGTTTGAGATGTTAGTTTATAAAATGTACGCGAAGTTAAATGAAGAACGAAAGCCAGTACTGGATGCAATTCGGGAAAGTGGGAGAATATATGAGTGA
- a CDS encoding MBL fold metallo-hydrolase has product MKLTVIGYWHGYPEPNEATSGFLVEKDGFRLLIDCGSGVVSQLQSYCAVTDLDAVILSHYHHDHMADIGVLQYARLIQYYMGYKGEALSIYGHMLDKEKFNQLSYPPHVNSIPYDPNKRINIGPFTVSFKQTKHPAPCFAMRISEGANTIVYTADTSYIEELVPFSSECDLLIAESSFYENQDASNTGHMNSKEAATLAEKSGAKELLLTHLPHFGELSQLKKEAETYFNGPVHLAEKGWSYTAVRH; this is encoded by the coding sequence GTGAAATTAACAGTCATAGGTTATTGGCACGGTTATCCTGAGCCAAATGAAGCAACATCGGGTTTTTTAGTAGAGAAAGATGGCTTTCGCTTATTAATTGACTGTGGTAGTGGGGTTGTGTCTCAATTGCAAAGCTATTGTGCTGTTACAGATTTAGATGCGGTAATCTTATCTCATTATCATCATGACCATATGGCAGATATAGGTGTTCTTCAGTATGCTCGTTTAATTCAATATTATATGGGCTATAAAGGGGAAGCTCTCTCGATATATGGTCATATGTTGGACAAAGAAAAGTTTAATCAGCTTTCATATCCACCCCATGTCAATTCGATTCCGTATGACCCTAATAAAAGGATAAACATTGGTCCATTTACGGTTTCCTTCAAACAAACGAAACACCCAGCACCTTGCTTTGCGATGAGAATTAGCGAGGGGGCGAATACGATTGTTTATACTGCAGATACAAGCTACATAGAAGAACTTGTTCCTTTTTCGTCAGAGTGTGATTTATTGATAGCTGAATCGAGTTTTTATGAAAATCAAGACGCTTCAAATACTGGACATATGAATAGTAAGGAAGCAGCAACATTAGCTGAAAAGTCAGGAGCAAAAGAGCTGTTGCTTACTCACCTTCCTCATTTTGGTGAATTAAGTCAATTAAAAAAGGAAGCTGAGACTTATTTTAATGGACCAGTTCATCTAGCAGAAAAAGGTTGGAGCTATACTGCTGTAAGGCATTGA
- a CDS encoding ribosomal-processing cysteine protease Prp: protein MITVEVERNQNKTISSFSMSGHADAGPYGQDIVCAGASAVSFGTVNAIAELCDVKLDIEMEDDGGFLRCSVPQGLDEQTYEKVQLLLSGMVVSLNSIAAEYGKHIKISEN, encoded by the coding sequence ATGATTACTGTTGAGGTAGAACGTAATCAAAATAAAACTATTTCGTCTTTTTCTATGAGTGGTCATGCGGATGCTGGTCCTTATGGACAAGACATTGTATGTGCTGGTGCTTCCGCAGTATCCTTCGGGACAGTCAATGCTATAGCAGAGCTATGCGATGTGAAGCTTGATATTGAGATGGAGGATGACGGTGGCTTTCTCCGCTGCTCTGTTCCACAAGGGTTGGACGAGCAAACATATGAGAAAGTACAGCTACTTTTAAGTGGGATGGTTGTATCTCTAAACTCAATTGCTGCAGAGTACGGCAAACATATTAAAATCAGTGAAAACTAA